The following are encoded together in the Streptomyces flavofungini genome:
- a CDS encoding thiamine ABC transporter substrate-binding protein, whose translation MFFVSTTKKTAVHRASVTAVAVGLGLVAVTACSSDSGSKASDSKSVTLVTHDSFNVSKSVLKDFEKTSGYKVRVLEDGDAGQAVNKAILSKGNPQGDVFFGVDNTLLSRALDNDVFEPYEAKGADQVLPQYRLAGGEKGVTPIDSGDICVNYDKKYFADKKLAPPKTLDDLIKPQYKNLLVTENASTSSPGLGFVLGTAAKYGDDGWESYWKKLKANGVKVVDGWEQAYNEEFSGSAGGKKAKGDRPLVVSYASSPPVEVLYAKPQPKEAPTGVATGTCFRQVEYAGLLKGATNEKGGKALLDFMIGKKFQDDMPLQMFVNPVVKAAQTPELFRKFGVTVDKPQTMAPKKIADNREQWVKSWTSLVLK comes from the coding sequence ATGTTTTTCGTGAGCACCACCAAGAAGACCGCGGTGCACAGGGCCTCGGTCACGGCGGTCGCCGTGGGCCTCGGGCTCGTCGCGGTCACCGCGTGCAGCTCGGACAGCGGTTCCAAGGCCTCGGACTCCAAGTCCGTGACCCTCGTGACACACGACTCCTTCAACGTCTCCAAGAGCGTCCTGAAGGACTTCGAGAAGACCTCCGGCTACAAGGTGCGCGTCCTTGAGGACGGCGACGCCGGGCAGGCCGTGAACAAGGCGATCCTGTCCAAGGGCAACCCGCAGGGCGACGTCTTCTTCGGCGTCGACAACACCCTGCTCTCCCGGGCCCTCGACAACGACGTCTTCGAGCCGTACGAGGCCAAGGGCGCCGACCAGGTCCTGCCGCAGTACCGCCTCGCCGGGGGCGAGAAGGGCGTCACGCCCATCGACTCCGGCGACATCTGCGTGAACTACGACAAGAAGTACTTCGCCGACAAGAAGCTCGCGCCGCCGAAGACGCTCGACGACCTGATCAAGCCCCAGTACAAGAACCTCCTCGTCACCGAGAACGCCTCGACCTCCTCGCCCGGCCTCGGCTTCGTCCTCGGCACCGCCGCGAAGTACGGCGACGACGGCTGGGAGTCGTACTGGAAGAAGCTGAAGGCCAACGGCGTCAAGGTCGTCGACGGCTGGGAGCAGGCCTACAACGAGGAGTTCTCCGGCTCGGCCGGCGGCAAGAAGGCCAAGGGCGACCGGCCGCTCGTCGTGTCGTACGCCTCGTCGCCACCCGTCGAGGTCCTCTACGCCAAGCCGCAGCCCAAGGAGGCCCCGACCGGGGTCGCCACCGGCACCTGCTTCCGCCAGGTCGAGTACGCGGGCCTGTTGAAGGGCGCGACGAACGAGAAGGGCGGCAAGGCGCTCCTCGACTTCATGATCGGCAAGAAGTTCCAGGACGACATGCCGCTCCAGATGTTCGTGAACCCGGTGGTGAAGGCCGCGCAGACGCCCGAGCTGTTCCGGAAGTTCGGCGTGACCGTCGACAAGCCG
- the rlmN gene encoding 23S rRNA (adenine(2503)-C(2))-methyltransferase RlmN: MPKPGELTFVAPRGAKKPPRHLADLTPAERKEAVAATGEKPFRAKQLSQHYFARYAHDPEQWTDIPAGARGKLQEALLPELMSVVRHISCDDDTTRKTLWRLFDGTLVESVLMRYPDRVTMCISSQAGCGMNCPFCATGQAGLDRNLSTAEIVHQIVDGMRALRDGEIPGGPARLSNIVFMGMGEPLANYNRVTGAIRRLTDPEPDGVGLSQRGITVSTVGLVPAIHRFADEGFKCRLAISLHAPDDELRDTLVPVNTRWKVREVLDAGWEYAAKSGRRLSIEYALIRDINDQAWRGDRLGRLLRGKPVHVNLIPLNPTPGSKWTASRPEDEKAFVEAIAAHGVPVTVRDTRGQEIDGACGQLAAAER, translated from the coding sequence ATGCCTAAGCCCGGAGAACTCACTTTCGTCGCCCCCCGTGGAGCCAAGAAGCCGCCGCGGCACCTCGCCGACCTCACGCCCGCCGAGCGGAAGGAAGCCGTCGCCGCGACCGGCGAGAAGCCGTTCCGCGCCAAGCAGCTCTCGCAGCACTACTTCGCCCGGTACGCCCACGACCCCGAGCAGTGGACGGACATCCCGGCCGGTGCGCGCGGCAAGCTTCAGGAGGCGCTGCTTCCGGAGCTGATGTCGGTGGTGCGGCACATCAGCTGCGACGACGACACCACCCGCAAGACGCTGTGGCGGCTCTTCGACGGCACGCTGGTCGAGTCGGTGCTCATGCGCTACCCCGACCGGGTCACCATGTGCATCAGCTCCCAGGCGGGCTGCGGCATGAACTGCCCGTTCTGCGCCACGGGCCAGGCCGGCCTCGACCGGAACCTGTCGACCGCCGAGATCGTGCACCAGATCGTCGACGGCATGCGCGCCCTCAGGGACGGGGAGATCCCGGGAGGCCCGGCCCGCCTCTCCAACATCGTCTTCATGGGCATGGGCGAGCCGCTGGCGAACTACAACCGCGTGACCGGCGCCATCCGCCGCCTCACCGACCCCGAGCCGGACGGCGTGGGCCTCTCGCAGCGCGGCATCACGGTGTCCACGGTCGGCCTGGTGCCCGCCATCCACCGGTTCGCGGACGAGGGCTTCAAGTGCCGCCTCGCCATCTCGCTGCACGCGCCCGACGACGAGCTGCGCGACACCCTGGTCCCGGTGAACACGCGCTGGAAGGTGCGTGAGGTCCTGGACGCGGGCTGGGAGTACGCGGCCAAGTCCGGCCGCCGCCTCTCCATCGAGTACGCGCTGATCCGGGACATCAACGACCAGGCGTGGCGAGGCGACCGGCTCGGCCGGCTGCTCCGGGGCAAGCCGGTGCACGTGAACCTGATCCCGCTGAACCCCACGCCCGGCTCGAAGTGGACGGCGTCGCGGCCCGAGGACGAGAAGGCCTTCGTGGAGGCCATCGCCGCCCACGGCGTGCCGGTCACCGTCCGTGACACCCGTGGCCAGGAGATCGACGGGGCGTGCGGGCAGCTCGCCGCGGCCGAGAGGTAG
- a CDS encoding phosphatidate cytidylyltransferase, translating into MNDTSWGAPSRAGYWGAPDQGPVQGAAPAGPAYDAQDALTPSETQPMPIVPDVAASGGHQDDDRGAAQPSGPLFRDGMPPAPSAHPAQKPQEPMTGAAQPAPAPPKKKSAGRDLGAAIGVGVGLGVVIVASLFIVKAVFVGVIAVAVVVGLWELTSRLEERKGIKAPLVPLAVGGAAMVVAGYVRGAEGAWVAMALTALAVLVWRMTEPPEGYLKDVTAGVFAAFYVPFLATFVALMLTADDGPQRVLTFLVLTVVSDTGAYAIGWRFGKHKLAPRISPGKTREGLLGAVTFAMGAGALCMHFLIDDGTWWQGLVIGLAVAASATLGDLGESMIKRDLGIKDMGTLLPGHGGIMDRLDSLLPTAPVVWLLLVAFVGSG; encoded by the coding sequence GTGAACGACACTTCCTGGGGGGCGCCGTCCAGAGCCGGGTACTGGGGGGCGCCCGACCAGGGACCGGTCCAGGGTGCTGCCCCGGCGGGTCCCGCATACGATGCGCAGGATGCACTGACTCCTTCGGAGACTCAGCCCATGCCCATCGTTCCCGACGTAGCCGCGAGCGGCGGACACCAGGACGACGACCGGGGGGCTGCTCAGCCGAGCGGCCCCCTGTTCCGTGACGGGATGCCGCCCGCGCCCTCAGCGCACCCCGCGCAGAAGCCGCAGGAGCCCATGACCGGCGCAGCACAGCCCGCCCCCGCCCCGCCGAAGAAGAAGAGCGCGGGCCGTGACCTCGGGGCGGCCATAGGTGTCGGCGTGGGCCTCGGCGTGGTCATCGTCGCCTCTCTGTTCATCGTCAAGGCCGTCTTCGTCGGCGTCATAGCGGTCGCCGTGGTGGTCGGCCTCTGGGAGCTGACCTCACGCCTCGAAGAGCGCAAGGGCATCAAGGCGCCGCTCGTACCGCTCGCGGTGGGCGGCGCCGCGATGGTTGTCGCCGGGTACGTCCGCGGGGCCGAGGGCGCCTGGGTGGCGATGGCGCTGACGGCCCTCGCGGTACTCGTCTGGCGTATGACCGAGCCGCCCGAGGGCTATCTGAAGGACGTCACGGCCGGTGTGTTCGCGGCCTTCTACGTCCCGTTCCTCGCGACGTTCGTCGCGCTGATGCTGACCGCGGACGACGGCCCGCAGCGGGTGCTGACGTTCCTGGTGCTCACGGTGGTCAGCGACACCGGGGCGTACGCGATCGGCTGGCGCTTCGGCAAGCACAAGCTCGCTCCGCGCATCAGTCCCGGCAAGACCCGCGAGGGCCTGCTCGGCGCGGTGACCTTCGCGATGGGGGCGGGCGCGCTGTGCATGCACTTCCTGATCGACGACGGGACCTGGTGGCAGGGCCTGGTGATCGGCCTGGCGGTGGCGGCGAGCGCGACGCTCGGCGACCTCGGCGAGTCGATGATCAAGCGGGACCTCGGCATCAAGGACATGGGCACACTGCTGCCGGGCCACGGCGGCATCATGGACCGCCTCGACTCGCTGCTGCCGACGGCTCCGGTGGTGTGGCTGCTCCTTGTGGCGTTCGTCGGCTCCGGCTGA
- the frr gene encoding ribosome recycling factor, whose translation MIEETLLEAEEKMEKAVVVAKEDFAAIRTGRAHPAMFNKIVADYYGALTPINQLASFSVPEPRMAVVTPFDKTALRNIEQAIRDSDLGVNPSNDGNIIRVTFPELTEERRRDYIKVAKGKAEDSKVSIRSVRRKAKDTFDKAIKDGDIGEDEGRRAEKELDDLTSKYVAQVDELLKHKESELLEV comes from the coding sequence GTGATCGAAGAGACCCTCCTCGAGGCCGAGGAGAAGATGGAGAAGGCCGTCGTGGTCGCCAAGGAGGACTTCGCCGCGATCCGTACGGGCCGTGCCCACCCGGCGATGTTCAACAAGATCGTGGCCGACTACTACGGCGCGCTGACGCCGATCAACCAGCTGGCCTCGTTCTCGGTGCCCGAGCCGCGCATGGCCGTGGTGACCCCGTTCGACAAGACCGCCCTGCGCAACATCGAGCAGGCGATCCGCGACTCGGACCTCGGCGTCAACCCGAGCAACGACGGAAACATCATCCGAGTGACGTTCCCCGAGCTCACCGAGGAGCGCCGCCGCGACTACATCAAGGTCGCCAAGGGCAAGGCCGAGGACTCGAAGGTGTCGATCCGCTCCGTGCGCCGCAAGGCCAAGGACACCTTCGACAAGGCCATCAAGGACGGCGACATCGGCGAGGACGAGGGCCGTCGCGCCGAGAAGGAACTCGACGACCTCACCTCGAAGTACGTCGCTCAGGTGGACGAGCTTCTCAAGCACAAGGAATCCGAGCTGCTCGAGGTCTGA
- the pyrH gene encoding UMP kinase, with the protein MTKADTKSDDGKVAGRFLLKLSGEAFAGGGGLGVDPDVVHKIAREIAAVVRDGAQIAVVIGGGNFFRGAELQQRGMDRARSDYMGMLGTVMNCLALQDFLEKEGIDCRVQTAITMGQVAEPYIPLRAVRHLEKGRVVIFGAGMGMPYFSTDTTAAQRALEIDAEALLMGKNGVDGVYDSDPKTNPDAVKFDALGYGEVITRDLKVADATAVTLCRDNKLPILVFELLAEGNIARAVKGEKIGTLVGDQDSRT; encoded by the coding sequence ATGACCAAGGCCGACACCAAGAGTGACGACGGCAAAGTAGCCGGGCGCTTCCTGCTGAAGCTGTCCGGCGAGGCGTTCGCCGGAGGCGGCGGACTCGGCGTCGACCCCGATGTGGTGCACAAGATCGCCCGTGAGATCGCGGCCGTCGTACGGGACGGCGCGCAGATCGCCGTCGTCATCGGCGGCGGCAACTTCTTCCGCGGCGCCGAACTCCAGCAGCGCGGCATGGACCGGGCCCGCTCCGACTACATGGGCATGCTCGGCACGGTCATGAACTGCCTGGCCCTCCAGGACTTCCTGGAGAAGGAAGGCATCGACTGCCGCGTGCAGACCGCGATCACCATGGGGCAGGTCGCCGAGCCGTACATCCCGCTGCGCGCCGTGCGCCACCTGGAGAAGGGCCGCGTCGTCATCTTCGGCGCGGGCATGGGCATGCCGTACTTCTCCACCGACACCACGGCCGCCCAGCGGGCGCTGGAGATCGACGCCGAAGCCCTGCTCATGGGCAAGAACGGTGTCGACGGTGTCTACGACTCCGACCCCAAGACCAACCCCGACGCGGTGAAGTTCGACGCCCTCGGGTACGGCGAGGTCATCACCCGTGACCTGAAGGTCGCCGACGCCACGGCGGTCACGCTGTGCCGGGACAACAAGCTGCCCATCCTCGTCTTCGAACTGCTCGCCGAGGGCAATATCGCGCGGGCCGTCAAGGGTGAGAAGATCGGCACCCTCGTGGGCGACCAGGACTCCCGGACCTGA
- the tsf gene encoding translation elongation factor Ts has translation MANYTAADVKKLRELTGAGMMDCKKALDEADGNVDKAVEALRIKGQKGVAKREGRSAENGAVVSLIADDNSTGVIVELKCETDFVAKGEKFQAVANNLAAHVAKTSPADIEALLASEIEPGKTVQAYVDEANANLGEKIVLDRFAQFSDGFVFAYMHRTMPDLPPQIGVLVELDKADAETAKGVAQHIAAFAPKYLSREDVPAEVVEAERRVAEETTRAEGKPEAALPKIVEGRVNGFFKEATLLGQPYALDNKKSVEKVLAEAGVTLKRFSRIKVGI, from the coding sequence ATGGCGAACTACACCGCCGCTGACGTCAAGAAGCTCCGTGAGCTCACGGGCGCCGGCATGATGGACTGCAAGAAGGCGCTCGACGAGGCCGACGGCAACGTCGACAAGGCCGTCGAGGCCCTGCGCATCAAGGGCCAGAAGGGCGTCGCCAAGCGCGAGGGCCGCTCCGCCGAGAACGGCGCCGTGGTCTCCCTCATCGCTGACGACAACTCCACCGGCGTCATCGTCGAGCTCAAGTGCGAGACGGACTTCGTCGCCAAGGGCGAGAAGTTCCAGGCCGTGGCGAACAACCTCGCCGCCCACGTCGCCAAGACCTCCCCGGCCGACATCGAGGCGCTGCTCGCGTCCGAGATCGAGCCCGGCAAGACGGTCCAGGCGTACGTCGACGAGGCCAACGCCAACCTCGGCGAGAAGATCGTCCTGGACCGCTTCGCGCAGTTCAGCGACGGCTTCGTCTTCGCGTACATGCACCGCACCATGCCCGACCTGCCCCCGCAGATCGGTGTCCTGGTCGAGCTGGACAAGGCCGACGCCGAGACCGCCAAGGGCGTCGCCCAGCACATCGCCGCCTTCGCGCCGAAGTACCTCTCCCGTGAGGACGTCCCGGCCGAGGTCGTCGAGGCCGAGCGTCGCGTCGCCGAGGAGACCACCCGCGCCGAGGGCAAGCCGGAGGCCGCGCTCCCGAAGATCGTCGAGGGTCGCGTCAACGGCTTCTTCAAGGAGGCCACCCTCCTGGGGCAGCCCTACGCCCTCGACAACAAGAAGTCGGTCGAGAAGGTCCTGGCCGAGGCCGGTGTCACCCTGAAGCGCTTCTCGCGCATCAAGGTCGGCATCTGA